GAAATGACCGGCGACGACGTCGCGGAGTGCCTCGGCGGCGCGGACCCGATCGACCAGGAAGCATTCCTGGATCGCTACGAATCAGTCTGCGATCCGCGCCTGAACCACATGCAGTCCCTGGAAATGGCGTTCCTCGTCGCAGGAGCCCTGGCCAAGCGCTGACCCGCTGGCAAGCGCTGACCCGCTGCCCTGATTGACCACAAAGCTCCGCCCGGCTGGTCCAGCCGGCGGAGCTTTTTGGTGTGGCGGCTGCTGCGAGCGGGGTACGGTTGCGCTCAGACGACGGTGAGGGTGACGACGGAACCTTCGGGCACTTGGGTGTCCACCGGATCCTGGTCCCGCACGGTTCCGAAGAAACCGCCCAGGATGTTGTTGACGCGGACCTCGAAACCGAGCTTCTCCAGCGCCTTGCGTGCATCATTGGCCTGCTTGCCGATGTAGCTGGGCACATTCACGAGCTTGGGCCCCTTCGATACCGTAAGGGTGACCGTCGCACCCCTGGTGAGGGTGCCGTTGGATGGCTCCTGGGCCACCACGGCGCCCTTGGGGACCTTCTTGTCGTTTACCGTTTCGGGTGAGATCACAGCCTTCAACCCCGCGGCCTCCAGCGCTTTGACTGCGGCGCCTTGTTCCTGTCCGCGCATGTCTGGTACAGGAATGGGTTCGGGCCCCTTTGAGACAGTGAGGCTGACGGGCGTGCCGCGCCTGGCCGGAGTGCCCGCTGCGGGGTCCTGGGCGAGGATGGTACCCGCCGGCTCAGTTTCGCTGTACGTCTCTGTGACGGTCCCCAGGGCCATCTCGGCGCTGTTGAGTTGGTTCTTTGCCTCATCCAGCGATTTGCCGCTCACTCCGGGCAGCGGAAAGAGCTGCGGGCCTTTGGACACGAACAGCGACACCATCTGGAACTTGCGGATTTCCCGGCCGGCTTCAGGTTCGGTGCCCACGACGAGGCCTGCCCGGATGTCGTCGTCAAAGACATCCTTCGTGGTGGACTGGAATCCAGCTGTTCCGAGCAGTTGCTGGGCCTCGGCGACGGTCTTGTTGGCCACCCGGGGAATGGTCCCCGGGGAGCCGGGTCCCATGCCAAAGAACCAGCCGGCGCCGGTGGCGAGCAAAGCTGCGATCACCAGGATGATGATCCACAGAAGGCCGCGGCGACGCGGGTTGCCTTCGCGAAGCGAGCGCACCGGAGTGGATGCTGCTTTGGACTCCGCCCTGGCGGCCTCGCGGTCCAGCTTGCGTTGCGCACGCTTACTCAACGGAACCGCAGTGTCCGGCCCGTCGTCGCCCGGATCCCCGAAGGCGGGCTCCGGCTCTGCCGGGGCGGCCAGTGCACCGAACTGGCCCGGCCGGCGCCCGGCCGACAGCACCGTGGTGGGATTGCTTTGGCGGTTGATGATTTCCGTTGGATGCTGTCCGGCCGATAGGATCTCCGTCTGGTCCTGGCGCGCCGGGGACCGTGCCTCGGAGGGACGACTGGTCGGCGGGTGCGCAGGCGGGCGGAGCTCCGAAGGAGCATGGGCTACGGCGGCGATCGCTGCCGGGGGCTGAAGATCCAGTTCGGCGTCGGTCAGGTTGGTCCGGATATGCCTGAGCTCGGACAAGAGTGCATTGCCGTCGACCGGGCGCTGTTCGGGATCCCTTGCCGTGCACCACTGCACCAGCTCGTCGACTTCAGCTGCCAGCCCCGGAACGACCGCCGAAGGGGCCTCCACGGAGGAGTTCACGTGCTGGTAGGCCACCTGGATGGGGACGTCGCCGTCGAAGGGCTGACTGCCGGTGATCATTTCGTACAGCATGATGCCCACGGAGTAAATGTCGCTGCGGGCGTCCGCCTGCCGGCCGAGAACGAGCTCCGGTGACAGGTAGGCGACGGTGCCGATCAGCGCCCCGGTGCTCGTTGAGGTGGTGACCGCACGGGCCAACCCGAAGTCACCGACTTTGATTCGGCCGTCGTCGGCGATCAGGACGTTTTCCGGTTTGATGTCCCGGTGGATGAGTCCTGCGGCGTGCGCCGCTCCCAGCCCTTCAACGACGGGGTCGATCAGTGCCAGTGCCAGCCGGGGAGACAGCGCCCCCTTCTCCTTGATGACGTCCCTGAGCGTGTGGCCCTTGATGTACTCCATCACCAGGTAGGCAGTGTGGCCGTCGCTGCCCTGGTCAAGGACGCCCACCACGTGGGCGTGGGACAGCTTGGCCGCAGCTTTGGCCTCACGGCCCAGCCTGTCCAGGAAGTTACCGTCATTGACCAGGTGCGGGTGGAGGACCTTCAGTGCGACGTCGCGCTCCAGCCGCTGGTCCGTCGCCAGGTAAACGGTGGACATTCCGCCGCGCGCCAGCCTGGACTGAACCCGGTAACGGTTGTCCACCAGCGTTCCAACGAGGGGGTCCGACACTTTATCCTGCACTCTACGATCCTAAGTGCTACACGGAAACGGGCCCGAATCGACATGCAATCCGGACCCGTATCGTTACCCTCCCGGCACCCGCTTCCCGAGCGCCGGCGCGGTTTAGCTGAAGTTCTTCTTGTGCGCCTTGATCGCTGCGACGTATGCCTTCGTGTCGTCGAACATGCCGTTCTTGCTGACGGAGTACTGGCCCTGGTAGTAGCCGGCGATGGCGTTGTCCAAGTCCTTGCTGGTGCGGATCAGCTGGCGGATGATGGCCACGCCTGCGGTTGCGTTGTCGTAGGGATCGAGCAGGTTCAACTTGCGGCCCACGAGATCAGAGGCCCATTCGCCCGACGTCGGGATGACCTGCATGGTGCCGATGGCGTTGGCCGGCGAGACTGCGCGCTGGTCGAAGCCTGACTCCTGGTAGGCGAAGGCAAGGGCAAGCGAGGGATCCACGCCCATCCGACGCGCGGTGTCCGCGACGATCGACTTCATCTGCTCCCTTGTGGGCACGGGCGACGAGTTGAGCAGTGCCTTGTTCTGGTTGGCGGAGGAGACCACGGCAGCCGGGTACGTGAATCCGAGGAAGGAACTCGGCACCAGGGGAGTAACGCTGGCTGCCGGCTGGATCGAGGCGCCGGGGATGACCAGCTTGTTGCCCGGGAAGATAACGCTGGTCATGGTCAGCTTGTTCGCGGACAGGATGTCTGACAGCTTGACCCCGTGCTTTGCGGCGATGGCGGACAAGGTATCGCCTGACTTCACGGTGTAGGAGCCCGAGTTGGCCGCCGGAGCCGGTGCCGGAGCGGGGGTAGCCGCCGGCGCGGGAGCCGGTGCCTGGCCGCTGCCGATCTTGATCTTCTGGCCCGGGTAGATGATGGAGTTCATATTGAGGCCGTTCCAGCTCAACACCTCGGACAACTTGACGCCGTGCCGTGCCGCAATGGCGCCCAGCGTGTCGCCGGACTTAACGGTGTAGACACTGCCGGCGGTGCTGGCAGGAGCGGGAGCCTCCGGCTTGGCCGCGGGAGCGGAGGGGGCCGCCGCCGAACCGGTCAGCTTAATTTTCTGCCCCGGATAAATGATGGTGTTCGCCTGCAGGTTGTTCAGCTTCAGGATGGCGTTGGTGTCCAGGCCGTAGCGACCCGCAATGCCGCTGATGGTGTCACCGCGGGCAATGGTGTATTCGGCCGGTGCGGAGGGCTGGGCGGGCCGCAGGGATGCGGGGAGGGCCGTCGAAACCGAGGCTGCCGGAATGACTCCGGCCTTCAGGGCGGCTTCCTGGGCCTGTATTGCAGCCGCGAGGGTCGCCGGCACGGTCCGCGGGCGGGATTCAGCCGCCGCCGGCTGGGCGATGGCCAGCGAGGAAAGGACGACCGCCGGGAGGGCGGCCGTGGTTGCCGCAATCATGGGCAGGCTCGGCCTGGTGTGCTGCTTTGGCGATCGGGGCGTCGTCATGGGAGTGATCCTCTTCTCAGCGGCAAGTGCTGTCGGTCAGGCCGTTGTTACGAATGGTACTAGTGTTACTAAAGTTAGTGTTGATGCAAATGTGATCTATGTGAATCTCTCACGAATTGCCGATTAGCACAAGAAATGTGCGGCATCGGATATATGCCTTTTTTCGGAGTGTCGATTCGCGGGTTCACGCCGCCGCTTTGCGCTGACTAGGCGCATTAGCGCCCGCCGTGGCAATCTTGATCCGTGAGTACTGTAGAAAGCCTTGTAGGCGAATGGCTGCCGCTGCCCGACGTTGCAGAAATGATGAACGTTTCCATCACTAAGGTCCATGGATTGCTGGACGAAAAGGCGCTGGTGGCCCTCAGGGTCGGCGAACGCCGGATCAGGTCCGTTCCCGCCGACTTTATGCAGGACGGCCATCCGGTAGAGAGCCTGAAAGGCACAGTCGTGGTCCTCTCGGACGCCGGCTATACCGATGAAGAACTCATTACCTGGCTTTTCACCCCGGATGAATCTCTGCGGGGCCGTCCGATTGATGCGCTGCGCGAAGGCCGGAAGACCGAAATCCGCCGCCGCGCCCAGTCCCTCGCCTGGTAATACCCTCCAGGATCCCCGCAATGCGGGCTGAGCGCGGTGGCCGCGCCGCCACAATCAGGCGGCGCGGCTAACGGTTGCCTCGGCCAGTTTCCGCAGGGCCGTCTTGGGGAGATCGTCCAGTGGCAGCAGGTCCAGTTCGGCGAAGGCGGCTCGGCCGAATTCCTCAATGAGGACTTCAGTAGCCTGGAGCGCGCCACAGTCCACAATGATGCGCCGGATTTCCTCCACGTCGTCATCGGACAGGTCCGGGCTTCCGAGCTTCGCATCGAGGAAACGGGACTCCTCCGGGGAAGCCTGGTCCAGGGCGAAGGCAACCAGGACCGTACGCTTCCCTTCCCGCAGGTCATCGCCAGCGGGCTTACCGGTGGTAACCGGATCACCGAACACACCGAGTACGTCGTCCCGGAGCTGGAAGGCTTCCCCGAGCGGCAGGGCGAACGCTGAATAGCCGCGAAGCAATTCGTCGGAAGCACCTGCCAAGGCACCTCCCAGGGCGAGCGGGTGCTCCGTCGAGTACTTCGCCGACTTGAACCGGATTATTGACTGGGCCCTGCTGACGGCTCCCGCCCGGTCGCGCATGGGACCGGCGACTTCTTCCAGGATGTCAAGGTACTGACCCGCCATCACTTCGGCCCGCATCAGGTTGAAGATCAGCCTGGCCTGGCTTCCCGACGCTGCCGCTTCGCCTATGTCCGTGAACGTTTCTTCGCTGAAGGAGAGGCAGAGGTCGCCGGTCAGGATGGCTGCGGCATGGCCGAACCGTTCGCTGTCCAGGGCCCAGCCCTGGTCTTCATGCAGCTGACTGAACCGGCGGTGCACGCTGGGGCCTCCGCGCCGGGTATCCGAGCGGTCGATGATGTCATCATGAATCAGCGCTGCCGCCTGGAAAAGCTCCAGGGCGGATCCGGCAGTGACCACCTCGGTGGCAGCAGCCTCTCCGCCGGCGCCGCGCCAGCCCCAGTAGCACATCAGTGCACGAAGCCGCTTACCGCCGGTCACCAGGTTGGAGATGGAGCCCATCAGCGGATCAATATCCTGTGAAATGGCGGACATCACGGACTGGCGTGTGGCCAGGAAGTCGTTGAGCTTGCCGGCGACGGCGGCTACGAATGCCGTCTGCTCCAGGCGCAGCTGCTCTGCGACCGTCACTTCGCGGACTCAGCTGCGACGTTGGCGCCGATGGTGAATGTGGAGACCCCGCCTGTTTCCACCACTGCAACGTTCACTGTTTCGTTGTCGCCGCGGAGGAAGTCCTTTGACGCTACCGCGCCCACGTTCTCACCGGGCACCGCTTTGAAGCCTTGGGCCTCCAGCTCCTTTGTATAGAAAGCCACGACGGCGGCGGCCGGCGAACTGATGTTACCCACCAGCGCTGCAGTGGCCGGAGTGGACGTCTTGTCGAAGCTGCTTGAAACCACCCTGGCCCCCGGCATTACGGGCAACAGCTTTTCCGGGAAGCCGTCGACGAGTGCACCAACGACCGCAGTGGTACCCGGCGACGCCGAAGGGCTGGCCGGTGCCGTGGTGGATACCTGTCCGGTGGCGGAAGCTGAAGCGCTGGCGGTCCCGGTGGCCTTGGCTCCGGAATCGGCCGGGGTGCACGCAGCCAGGGCAAGCACCGCGCCAGCCACAATCACGGCGCAGCCCGCAGGCTTGAGCTTTCCAATTACCTTCACAGGGACAGTCCTCCTGGTGTTGACGCCGGATGCAGCCTCCAGTTTAGTCAGTCCCACGGCATAGGATTGAAGACGTGGGGTCGGAACAGGATAAACAGCAGCTCGAAGCGACCCTCCGGGAGCTCCGTCGAAGCAGCATCATGCATGTGGACATGGACGCATTTTTCGTCTCCGTGGAACTCCGGAGCCGTCCGGAACTGGTCGGAAAACCGGTCATTGTGGGTTATCCGGCGGACCGGTCGGTGGTGCTGTCCGCTTCCTACGAGGCCCGAAAATTTGGCGTCAAGTCTGCTATGCCCATGGCGATGGCTGCGCGCATCTGCCCCTCGGCAGTCATCATCGAGCCGAGGCACAAGCTCTACTACGAGGTGTCCGCGCAGCTGATGGCCATCTTCGGCTCGATCACGGACCTGGTGGAACCGCTGAGCGTCGACGAAGCCTTCCTGGACGTCGGCGGAGCTATCCGGCGGCTGGGGAGTCCGCGGGAGATCGGGGCGATTATTCGCCGGCGTGTGCGGGACGAACTCGGTATCACCGCGTCCGTTGGCATCGCCGCCAGCAAGTTCGTGGCCAAGATCGCGTCCACCCGCTGTAAGCCGGACGGTCTCCTGCTGATCGGGCCGGACGAGACCGTTGCCTACCTGCACAGCCTTCCCGTCAATGCGCTGTGGGGCGTGGGTGCCAAAACGGGGGAGGTGCTGGCACGCATGGGGATCCGCAGCGTGGCGGATGTTGCCGCAACCCCGCCGTCCGCACTGAAGAAGCTGCTCGGGGCGTCAGGCGAGCACGTCTACCGGCTGTCCTGGGGGATTGATCCGCGGCCTGTGACTCCGGTCCGCCTCGAGAAGAGCATCGGTGCCGAGGAGACGTTTGCCGTGGACACGGCCGACGACGCCCTCCTGCACCGGGAGCTGCTGCGGCTGTCGCACCGCACAGCCGAGCGGCTCAGAAGCACAGGAATGGTTGCCAGGACCATCTCCCTGAAGCTCCGCTACACCGATTTCTCCACCATCACGCGCAGCAGGACGGTGCATGCCCCGGTTGACAGTGCCCAGTTGATCTACGCCGTGACCGTTCAGCTCCTGGAATCGCTCGGCCCCAGGGCCATGACAGTGCGCCTTGTCGGCGTAAGGGCGGAGCAGCTAGAGGATGCAGCCCAGACCTCGCTGCAGCTGAGCTTTGACCGCCGCGATGACAACTGGCGGGCCGCGGAACAGGCCCTGGACAGGGTGGCGGAGAAGTTCGGTTCCAAGTCGGTGCTCCCTGCCCGGCTGCTGGACCCGAACACCGCCGCTGACTGACTTTCCCCCGGCTGACGGCCGCCAAAAGCTGTCCCCCGGCTGACGGCCGCCAAAAGCTGTCCCCCGGTGCGCCCCTCGCCCTTGGATGCACCGCCTCCGACGGCGGGTGCGCCGGGTCAGAGTATCTTTCAGAACAGGGCGCAACAAACTATCCTTAGATATACATAGATTTCGAACGTCTGGACATACCAAAAGCCGTCTGTATCAGCCCGCCGTCCGAATGCGTGGAATCCGGTTGCCCGGTATACGGTGGCCGGGAACCTCCTGCGCATGCCGGTCGTTATTGGATTGACAACATAATGGCCACGGCAGGTCCGGACGTTGGCCGACTTAAGGAGGTCGTGATGCCGCTCTCGGAGCACGAACAGAAGTTGCTCGAGCAGTTGGAGAAGCAGCTGCACGAGGACGATCCGAAGTTTGCCAACTCGATGGGATCGGATCCGGGCCGTAACTGGTCCACACGCCACATAGTCATAGGCGTGCTGGCCACCCTGGCCGGTGTCCTCCTCCTGCTGGTGGGCGTATCACTTCAAAGCATTTTTGTTGGTGTCCTCGGATTTATCGTGATGGGAGCCGGAGTCTATTTCGCAACGATGCGTAGTTCCGCTGCCGGCAAAGCCAAACCGGCCGGAGGCAAGAAGGCCGGCAAGGGGCGCAGTTCGTTTATGAGCGGCCTGGAAGAACGCTGGGACGAACGCCGCCGCGGCGAACCGTGACCGGCCGGTCCTGACAGCCGGCCCGTGACTGCCATCCAGTAACTCTCCACTTCACACCACCTGCCCACGGGCAGGCCTGCAGGAAGACCCGCCCCGGCGGGTCTTTCGCATTTAAGCACCCCAATGCGGGCCTGGACGACCGGGATCCCCACAGACCGCCGTCGTATATTCCCTGGCACGCGGGATGCGCGCCAAGGACGCCACAATCCCTCCACTTTGCACCACCACCCGGAAACCCCGGATTTCCGGGCCAAGATTCCTCCACTCCCGGGAGGAAACTTCCGTGTCGCGTTGACTGTGGAGCGATGTGGAGTAAAGTGGAGCAGGTAAGAGGGTAGTGGCAGCACAGGGGACGTGCAGCTCCTGACGACAGACAGGCGGGTGGCCATGTTTCTTGGCACTCATTCGCCGCGTTTGGACGAAAAGGGGCGGATCATCCTCCCAGCGAAGTTCCGCGAGGAACTTGCCAGCGGATTGGTACTCACCAGAGGCCAGGAACGCTGCATCTACGTCTTCAGTGAACGGGAATTCGGACGGATTCACGAGCAAATGCGGGAGGCGCCCATCTCCTCCAAGCAGACTCGTGACTACATCCGGGTTTTTCTCTCTGGAGCCTCGGACGAGGTACCTGACAAGCAGGGGCGCGTGACAATTCCTCCCGCACTCCGGGCATACGCAGGTCTTGGCAGGGAGCTTGCCGTCATCGGCGCCGGCTCCCGTGCGGAGATCTGGGATGCCCAGGCCTGGAACGAGTACCTGGCAGAGAAGGAAACCTCCTTCTCTGAAACCGACGACGCCATCCCGGGAATCTTCTGAGGCCCGGAGGCGACAACGGCAACGTTTCTTGTATGAGATCTCCAGCCGCCCATCCGAACGTTGTCCTGGCTCACTTCCCCGGAGCCAGGCGGACGTCCGGATAGGCGCGGATGGGGATCTGGTTCAAGAAACACACCGAGGCCCAGCACGGCAGACAACGGCACGAAAGGACGAAGGTATGAGCGATCCCAACCAGCCAAAACCCACGTCCGAACGCCATGTACCGGTCCTCAAGGACCGGTGCATCAATTTGTTGGCCCCGGGAATCGAAGCGGCCCGCCAGCGGGGCGAGACGCCCGTGGTCATCGACGCAACCCTGGGAATGGGCGGCCACTCCGAAGCCCTGCTCCAGCGGTTTCCGGACCTCCACCTCATCGGGATCGATCGCGACGAAGAAGCGTTGGCCCTCGCCGGGGAGCGTCTGAAGCCCTTCGCGGACCGGACCGACCTGGTCCACGCTGTTTACGACGAGATCCCGGACGTTCTCCGGGATCTTGGCGTTAGCGAAGTCCACGGGGTCCTCATGGACCTGGGGGTTTCCTCTCTGCAGCTGGACGAGCGCGAACGAGGTTTTGCCTACTCCTTTGATGCGCCCCTGGACATGCGAATGGACACCAGCCGCGGCCAGACCGCCGCTGACGTGGTCAACAATTACAGCGAAGAGGACCTGGTTCGGATCATCCGCAAGTGGGGTGAAGAGAAGTTCGCCGGCAGGATCGCCAACCGCATCGTGGCGGCACGCGAGGCGAAGCCGTTCGCCACCACCGGTGAACTGGTAGACACCATCCGGGCGGTCGTTCCGGCCGGCGCGGCAAAGACCGGGGGACACCCGGCCAAACGGACCTTCCAGGCCCTGCGGATCGAAGTCAACGAAGAACTTGATGTCCTGGAGCGTGCGGTGCCCGCCGCTGTGGATGCACTCGCCATGGGGGGCCGCGTCGTGGTCATGTCCTACCACTCTCTGGAGGACAAGATCGTCAAGAAAGTCTTCCAGACCGGCTCCAAGTCCTCAGCGCCGCTGGGTTTCCCGGTGGAACTGGAAGAGCACAAGCCCGAGCTCAAGACCTTGACCAAAGGCACCGAGGTGCCCACGGCAGACGAAATCGCCGAAAACCCACGTGCAGCATCCGCCCGGTTGCGCGCCGTTGAACGAATCAGAGCCAGGAGGGCCGCATGAGCACCGCCGCTGCTAAGAACTTCCCAGTCGTGTCAGGTACGGCGGCCCGTGCCCTCACGGGGATCAAGCCCTCGGAAGGATCCGAACGCAAACTGCGGACCCCGCTGTCGGTGGTCCGCTCCGCGCCGCGCAAGCGCAGGGCCCCTTTCGTCGTGCTCTGCTTCGCGCTGCTCGCCGTGGCGCTCATGGCGGTCCTGGTACTCAACATTTCCGTCTCCACGGCCCAGTACCAGCTGGTGCAGCTCCGGGGTGAGCAGTCCACGCTGACGAAGCAAAACCAGGACCTGACACAGCAGGTCCAGAACTTCGACGCTCCCCAGAACCTGGCCGCCAAAGCCATGGAATTGGGCATGGTGGCTTCCACCGGCAAGGGCCAGATCGACCTGTCCACACTGACCGTCAGCGGCACCCCGAAGCCCGCGGTCAAGGGGGACAAGCCGGGAGCCATCATTGCAGCGCCGGCCGTCGCCGGTCAGCTGACGGTGGTGCCGCCCGCCACGACCAAGGAACCGCTGGCTGTCCGAAAGCCGGCTGAGGCCGCCGCTCCTGCGGCTCCGGCCCCTGCGGCGGCGGCGCCGGCCGCAGCTGCCCCAAAGCCCGCGGTTAATCTCCACGGAGGATCCGTGCCGGCTCCGCAGCAAAAGACGCCCGGACAGTAACTGACAGGACTGCTCACCAGTACGCAACCAGCAAGGACTCACCGTGGCGAAGAGCACCGGCAAGAAGACAACCGCAAAAGTGCCCAACGCCACCAGGAGGCTTCGCCTGGGCCTGGGTATGATGCTGGCACTGCTGCTCGTGGTCGGCGGAAAGCTGTTCATGGTACAGGGGCTGGACATCGGCGGAATGGCCGAGGCTGCGCTGAACAACCGGCTCACCCCGATA
Above is a window of Arthrobacter sp. FB24 DNA encoding:
- a CDS encoding polyprenyl synthetase family protein produces the protein MTVAEQLRLEQTAFVAAVAGKLNDFLATRQSVMSAISQDIDPLMGSISNLVTGGKRLRALMCYWGWRGAGGEAAATEVVTAGSALELFQAAALIHDDIIDRSDTRRGGPSVHRRFSQLHEDQGWALDSERFGHAAAILTGDLCLSFSEETFTDIGEAAASGSQARLIFNLMRAEVMAGQYLDILEEVAGPMRDRAGAVSRAQSIIRFKSAKYSTEHPLALGGALAGASDELLRGYSAFALPLGEAFQLRDDVLGVFGDPVTTGKPAGDDLREGKRTVLVAFALDQASPEESRFLDAKLGSPDLSDDDVEEIRRIIVDCGALQATEVLIEEFGRAAFAELDLLPLDDLPKTALRKLAEATVSRAA
- a CDS encoding lytic transglycosylase domain-containing protein; this translates as MTTPRSPKQHTRPSLPMIAATTAALPAVVLSSLAIAQPAAAESRPRTVPATLAAAIQAQEAALKAGVIPAASVSTALPASLRPAQPSAPAEYTIARGDTISGIAGRYGLDTNAILKLNNLQANTIIYPGQKIKLTGSAAAPSAPAAKPEAPAPASTAGSVYTVKSGDTLGAIAARHGVKLSEVLSWNGLNMNSIIYPGQKIKIGSGQAPAPAPAATPAPAPAPAANSGSYTVKSGDTLSAIAAKHGVKLSDILSANKLTMTSVIFPGNKLVIPGASIQPAASVTPLVPSSFLGFTYPAAVVSSANQNKALLNSSPVPTREQMKSIVADTARRMGVDPSLALAFAYQESGFDQRAVSPANAIGTMQVIPTSGEWASDLVGRKLNLLDPYDNATAGVAIIRQLIRTSKDLDNAIAGYYQGQYSVSKNGMFDDTKAYVAAIKAHKKNFS
- a CDS encoding DUF3040 domain-containing protein — its product is MPLSEHEQKLLEQLEKQLHEDDPKFANSMGSDPGRNWSTRHIVIGVLATLAGVLLLLVGVSLQSIFVGVLGFIVMGAGVYFATMRSSAAGKAKPAGGKKAGKGRSSFMSGLEERWDERRRGEP
- a CDS encoding Rv2175c family DNA-binding protein, with the translated sequence MSTVESLVGEWLPLPDVAEMMNVSITKVHGLLDEKALVALRVGERRIRSVPADFMQDGHPVESLKGTVVVLSDAGYTDEELITWLFTPDESLRGRPIDALREGRKTEIRRRAQSLAW
- the mraZ gene encoding division/cell wall cluster transcriptional repressor MraZ; the encoded protein is MFLGTHSPRLDEKGRIILPAKFREELASGLVLTRGQERCIYVFSEREFGRIHEQMREAPISSKQTRDYIRVFLSGASDEVPDKQGRVTIPPALRAYAGLGRELAVIGAGSRAEIWDAQAWNEYLAEKETSFSETDDAIPGIF
- the rsmH gene encoding 16S rRNA (cytosine(1402)-N(4))-methyltransferase RsmH; this encodes MSDPNQPKPTSERHVPVLKDRCINLLAPGIEAARQRGETPVVIDATLGMGGHSEALLQRFPDLHLIGIDRDEEALALAGERLKPFADRTDLVHAVYDEIPDVLRDLGVSEVHGVLMDLGVSSLQLDERERGFAYSFDAPLDMRMDTSRGQTAADVVNNYSEEDLVRIIRKWGEEKFAGRIANRIVAAREAKPFATTGELVDTIRAVVPAGAAKTGGHPAKRTFQALRIEVNEELDVLERAVPAAVDALAMGGRVVVMSYHSLEDKIVKKVFQTGSKSSAPLGFPVELEEHKPELKTLTKGTEVPTADEIAENPRAASARLRAVERIRARRAA
- the dinB gene encoding DNA polymerase IV, with the translated sequence MHVDMDAFFVSVELRSRPELVGKPVIVGYPADRSVVLSASYEARKFGVKSAMPMAMAARICPSAVIIEPRHKLYYEVSAQLMAIFGSITDLVEPLSVDEAFLDVGGAIRRLGSPREIGAIIRRRVRDELGITASVGIAASKFVAKIASTRCKPDGLLLIGPDETVAYLHSLPVNALWGVGAKTGEVLARMGIRSVADVAATPPSALKKLLGASGEHVYRLSWGIDPRPVTPVRLEKSIGAEETFAVDTADDALLHRELLRLSHRTAERLRSTGMVARTISLKLRYTDFSTITRSRTVHAPVDSAQLIYAVTVQLLESLGPRAMTVRLVGVRAEQLEDAAQTSLQLSFDRRDDNWRAAEQALDRVAEKFGSKSVLPARLLDPNTAAD
- a CDS encoding Stk1 family PASTA domain-containing Ser/Thr kinase; this translates as MQDKVSDPLVGTLVDNRYRVQSRLARGGMSTVYLATDQRLERDVALKVLHPHLVNDGNFLDRLGREAKAAAKLSHAHVVGVLDQGSDGHTAYLVMEYIKGHTLRDVIKEKGALSPRLALALIDPVVEGLGAAHAAGLIHRDIKPENVLIADDGRIKVGDFGLARAVTTSTSTGALIGTVAYLSPELVLGRQADARSDIYSVGIMLYEMITGSQPFDGDVPIQVAYQHVNSSVEAPSAVVPGLAAEVDELVQWCTARDPEQRPVDGNALLSELRHIRTNLTDAELDLQPPAAIAAVAHAPSELRPPAHPPTSRPSEARSPARQDQTEILSAGQHPTEIINRQSNPTTVLSAGRRPGQFGALAAPAEPEPAFGDPGDDGPDTAVPLSKRAQRKLDREAARAESKAASTPVRSLREGNPRRRGLLWIIILVIAALLATGAGWFFGMGPGSPGTIPRVANKTVAEAQQLLGTAGFQSTTKDVFDDDIRAGLVVGTEPEAGREIRKFQMVSLFVSKGPQLFPLPGVSGKSLDEAKNQLNSAEMALGTVTETYSETEPAGTILAQDPAAGTPARRGTPVSLTVSKGPEPIPVPDMRGQEQGAAVKALEAAGLKAVISPETVNDKKVPKGAVVAQEPSNGTLTRGATVTLTVSKGPKLVNVPSYIGKQANDARKALEKLGFEVRVNNILGGFFGTVRDQDPVDTQVPEGSVVTLTVV